The nucleotide window CTTGTGGGCCGATGTACCAGTTTACGTGGCGGCGCAAATGCTGGGTGCGTTCCTCGGCGCGGTGCTCGTCTGGCTGGCGTACTGGCCCCACTGGGTGGCGACCGAGGATCAAAACGCGAAGCTGGCGGTGTTTTGCACCGCGCCGGCCATTCGCCGCATGTGCGCCAACTTCTTGTGCGAGTTGATCGGCACGTTCGTGCTGGTGCTGGGCGTGCTGGCCATCTTGCGGCCCGACAATCTCAGGCCGGGCACCGGACTGGCGTTGGGCATCGGGCCGCTCTTGGTCGGCTTGCTGGTCTGGTCGATTGGCTTATCGCTCGGCGGACCGACCGGCTATGCGATCAACCCAGCACGCGATCTGGGGCCACGCCTGGCCCACGCGCTATTGCCGATCGCCGGTAAGGGCCCCAGCGACTGGGCCTACGCCTGGGTTCCGGTCCTAGGCCCGATCGCCGGCGGCGTGCTGGGCGCCAAGTTCTTTCAATGGTGTTGGTGAGGGGGGGAAGAGGGGTTAGGGACTAGAGGCTAGGGGCTAGGGAAGACAAGACAGCGCGACGTGAGACGATCGCAGCATGCGCGACAAACACCCCTCCCTTTCAGGGAGGGGCAGGGGGGAGGGTAAGGACGTTGCAGGCCGACAAAGCATCAAGGCGCACTCGCCCCACACAAATCATCGCGCTGCTCCTG belongs to Planctomycetota bacterium and includes:
- a CDS encoding aquaporin family protein, which gives rise to MKPFWGELIGTMILVVLGDGVVANVLLARTKGNNAGWIVVSAGWGLAVAIAVYLVNVVSGGHLNPAVTVAMATLGKLLWADVPVYVAAQMLGAFLGAVLVWLAYWPHWVATEDQNAKLAVFCTAPAIRRMCANFLCELIGTFVLVLGVLAILRPDNLRPGTGLALGIGPLLVGLLVWSIGLSLGGPTGYAINPARDLGPRLAHALLPIAGKGPSDWAYAWVPVLGPIAGGVLGAKFFQWCW